In a single window of the Myxococcus guangdongensis genome:
- a CDS encoding OmpA family protein, translating into MGHALGLRSRGRRVLAGCLFLLAMLMAGSAGAEPVATGDAWLELAHDDRLGKDGAWELVSVEYTLDGRTLPSATSPGASVPRHALPLGLRWLDVSVVYEGRSQVFSYVDEYRFVMRGRVTLDARPGDTVRVTSMAYERDGVTVQWQQRPAFMLLGQPQEAIVGIEYGPVVNTPLPDEVAARVVDEVLAEARRLSPQRQATASISDTVAPPVSCELEPVFFAFFDTRLSTEGEASLLRAAECLHRGPQLRVRLRGHADILGPESVNASLGLGRAQSVAAKLQALGIEGARLVLETQGADLPPCNDGTPGCMARSRRVELLVESSPP; encoded by the coding sequence ATGGGGCACGCCCTCGGACTGCGGTCACGGGGGCGGCGTGTGCTCGCGGGGTGTCTCTTCCTGCTCGCGATGCTCATGGCGGGCAGCGCGGGCGCCGAGCCCGTGGCGACCGGTGATGCGTGGTTGGAGCTGGCGCACGATGACAGGCTCGGCAAGGACGGGGCCTGGGAGCTCGTCTCCGTGGAGTACACGTTGGATGGGCGGACCTTGCCGTCCGCGACGTCTCCGGGGGCTTCCGTGCCTCGACACGCGCTGCCGCTCGGGCTGCGCTGGCTCGACGTGTCCGTGGTGTACGAGGGGCGCTCGCAGGTCTTCTCGTACGTGGATGAATACCGCTTCGTGATGCGCGGGCGTGTCACCCTCGACGCGCGGCCCGGGGACACGGTGCGAGTCACCTCGATGGCCTACGAGCGCGACGGCGTCACGGTGCAGTGGCAGCAGCGTCCTGCCTTCATGCTCCTGGGCCAGCCGCAGGAGGCCATCGTCGGAATCGAATACGGCCCCGTGGTGAACACGCCGCTCCCCGATGAAGTGGCCGCGCGTGTCGTCGACGAGGTGCTCGCGGAGGCGCGCCGACTCTCGCCCCAGCGTCAAGCCACCGCGTCCATCTCGGACACCGTCGCGCCGCCCGTCTCGTGCGAGCTCGAGCCCGTCTTCTTCGCCTTCTTCGACACCCGACTCTCGACGGAGGGCGAGGCCTCGCTGCTGCGCGCGGCGGAGTGTCTCCACCGGGGCCCACAGCTGCGCGTCCGACTGCGCGGACACGCGGACATCCTCGGCCCCGAGTCCGTCAACGCCTCGTTGGGCCTGGGCCGCGCGCAGTCCGTGGCCGCGAAGCTCCAGGCGCTCGGCATCGAGGGCGCGCGGCTCGTCCTGGAGACCCAGGGCGCGGACCTGCCACCGTGCAACGACGGCACTCCGGGATGCATGGCGCGCAGCCGCCGCGTGGAGCTGCTCGTGGAGTCCTCGCCGCCCTAG
- a CDS encoding efflux transporter outer membrane subunit, translating to MSASPPPCRASLLHRWGRIRSCRLGARVLATVMLGGCAVGPDYQRTQVAIPERFKEATEGWKPARPSDHHERGVWWAVFEDPTLSALEERVALANQTVAGFEAAYRRARALVAQARAGAYPVLGASASVGRSRGRGRGTGADAGATSVGNDYSLALDASWEPDLWGRVRRQVAGAKASAQSAAANLANAKLSAQALLAQSYFQLRAADATQQLLDDIVLAYQRTLTLTQNRYEQGVAARTDVLQARTQWLLARAAAAENEIARAQLEHAIAVLVGEPASSFAIVREPLRATPPEIPAQLPSSLLERRPDIAAAERAAAAANEQIGIAISAFFPSLTLSASGGFSSLTLAHWLSAPALVWSLGPQLVATLLDGGLRAAQTEAARAEYDQSVANYRQTVLAAFQDVEDTLVSLRMLEQEVALQEEGVQSARQVVDIVTNQYKAGTATYLDVIVAQTTAFGAEQKLVSIRGQRMVAAVGLIKALGGGWDARQLGTAPPKETKPR from the coding sequence ATGTCCGCGAGTCCCCCTCCATGTCGCGCCAGCCTCCTCCACCGGTGGGGCCGCATCCGCTCGTGCCGGCTGGGAGCCCGGGTGCTCGCCACGGTGATGCTGGGCGGCTGCGCGGTGGGCCCCGACTATCAACGGACGCAGGTCGCCATCCCCGAGCGCTTCAAGGAGGCGACGGAGGGCTGGAAGCCCGCGCGCCCCAGCGACCACCACGAGCGAGGCGTCTGGTGGGCGGTGTTCGAGGACCCCACGTTGAGCGCGCTCGAGGAGCGCGTCGCGCTCGCGAACCAGACCGTCGCGGGCTTCGAGGCGGCCTATCGGCGGGCTCGGGCGTTGGTGGCCCAGGCTCGCGCGGGGGCCTATCCCGTGCTCGGGGCCTCCGCGTCGGTGGGGCGCTCCCGGGGCCGAGGGCGCGGAACGGGCGCGGACGCGGGCGCGACCAGCGTGGGCAACGACTACAGCCTCGCCCTGGATGCCTCATGGGAGCCGGACCTCTGGGGGCGCGTACGCCGACAGGTGGCGGGCGCGAAGGCCTCCGCGCAGAGCGCGGCCGCGAACCTGGCGAACGCGAAGCTGTCCGCGCAGGCCTTGCTGGCACAGAGCTATTTCCAGCTGCGCGCGGCGGACGCGACCCAGCAACTGCTGGATGACATCGTCCTCGCGTACCAGCGGACGCTCACGCTGACCCAGAACCGCTACGAGCAAGGGGTCGCGGCCCGCACGGACGTGCTCCAGGCCCGGACCCAGTGGCTGCTGGCGCGCGCTGCGGCGGCCGAGAACGAAATCGCGCGGGCACAGCTCGAACATGCCATCGCGGTGCTGGTGGGCGAGCCCGCGTCGAGCTTCGCCATCGTCCGCGAACCGCTCCGCGCGACGCCGCCGGAGATTCCCGCGCAGCTGCCTTCATCCCTGTTGGAGCGACGCCCCGACATCGCGGCGGCCGAGCGCGCCGCGGCGGCCGCGAACGAGCAGATCGGCATCGCCATCTCCGCCTTCTTTCCGTCGCTGACGCTGTCGGCGTCCGGAGGGTTCAGCAGCCTGACGCTCGCGCATTGGTTGAGCGCGCCCGCCTTGGTGTGGTCGCTCGGCCCCCAGTTGGTGGCCACGCTCCTGGATGGAGGCCTGCGCGCGGCCCAGACCGAGGCGGCCCGCGCGGAGTACGACCAGAGCGTCGCGAACTACCGGCAGACGGTGCTGGCCGCGTTCCAGGACGTCGAGGACACCCTCGTGTCGTTGAGGATGCTCGAGCAGGAGGTCGCCCTTCAGGAGGAAGGCGTCCAGTCGGCCCGGCAGGTCGTGGACATCGTGACGAACCAGTACAAGGCGGGCACGGCGACGTACCTCGACGTGATTGTCGCGCAGACCACGGCCTTCGGCGCCGAGCAGAAGCTGGTGAGCATCCGGGGGCAGCGGATGGTCGCCGCGGTCGGCCTCATCAAGGCCCTGGGAGGCGGCTGGGACGCGCGGCAGCTCGGCACGGCCCCACCCAAGGAGACCAAGCCCCGGTAG